TTTCCTGCTGTGGATGGACCGGCGCATCGGCACGCATTTCTTCGATGTCGCGAACGGCGGGCGAGCGTTGCTCTGGCAGCATCTTTTCTGGATCTTCGCTCACCCGTGGGTTTATGTGGTCGTGCTGCCGGCGATGGGCATCGTCTCCGATGCGTTGCCCGTGTTCTGCAGACGGCCGCTCGTCGGCTACGGTCCTGTTGCGTTCTCGACGGTCGCGACGATGCTGATCGGTTTCGGCGTGTGGATTCACCATATGTTCGCGACCGGTCTGCCGGCGCTCGCGCTGTCGTTCTTCGGCGCGGCGAGTATGGCGATCGCGGTGCCGAGCGCGATCGCCACGTTCGCGTGGATCGCGACGATCTGGCTCGGGCGACCCGTGTTTCGCGTGCCGTTCTATTACTTCGCGGGCTTCGTGCTGCTGTTCGTAGTGGGCGGCGTGTCCGGCGTGATGACGGCCGCGGTGCCGTTCGACTGGCAACTGACCGATACGTATTTCGTCGTCGCGCATCTGCATTACGTGCTGCTCGGCATCAATGTGTTTCCGGTGATCGGCGGCGTGTATTTCTGGTTTCCAAAGTTCACGGGACGCATGATGAGCGAGCGCGTCGGCAAGCTCGCGTTCTGGGTCATGTTCGTCGGCTTTAACGTCGCGTTCTTTCCGATGCACATCGCAGGGCTGCTCGGCATGCCGCGCCGCATCTATACCTATGCACCCGATATGGGCTGGAACACGGTAAACATGATTACGTCGATCGGCTCGTTCGTGCTCGCGTTCGGCATTCTGATTTTCCTGTGCGATCTGTTTTATAGCCTGCGGCGCGGCGCGCCGGCGGGCAACAATCCGTGGGACGCGGGCACGCTCGAATGGTCGACGACGTCGCCGCCGCCGCCCTACAACTTCGCGGTCGTGCCGACTATCGCGAGCCGGCACCCGTTATGGGAGGGACGCATCGAAGAGGAAGGAAGAAGCGGCAGCCGATCGTCGCTCGCGGAAGGCTACATGCTCGATCATGGCCGCGAAGCGCTCGGCACGACTGCGCTCGAAGCGCGGCCGGACGTCATTCTGAAGATGCCCGAAGACTCCTATGCGCCGTTCGCGCTGGGCGCGTTTTCAGCACTGTTTTTCGCGGGGCTCGCGTTGCAAACGTGGTGGTTTGCCGCGGCGATGCTGCTCGGCTGCGCCGCATCGATCGTCGTCTGGCTGTGGCCCGAGCGCAGTTTGGTTCAGCGCGAGCCGCGGCGCGTGCACGATGCGAGGAGCTGACATGAGCGATGCATTGAGCGAAAACGCCTATTCCGAGTCCGTGCGCCTGCCGGTCGGCAGCGCGGGCGAGCGCTCGGGCGGCTGGTTCGGCTGCCTCGCGCTGATCGCCACGGAAGGCTCGCTATTCGGCTACCTGATCTTCTCGTACCTGTATCTCGCCTCGCAAAGCGGCCGTATGTGGCCGCCTGAAGGTTTGCCGAAGCTCGGCCTCGGCGGCGCCAACACGGTCATTCTGCTGACGAGCAGCGTGTTCGTGATGCTATGCGAGCGCTGCGTGAAGCGGCGGCGCGTGCGCTGGGCCGTCGCATCGATGGCGACGGCGCTTGTGCTCGGCGTGATTTTCGTCGGCATCCAGATGAAGGAGTGGCGCGACCATCCATACGGCGTGACGTCGAACCTGTACGGCTCGCTGTACTTCACGATAACGGGCTTTCATATGGCGCACGTGCTGGTCGGGCTCGTCGTGCTCGCCTTGCTGCTGCTGTGGACCGCGCTTGGTTACTTCGACGAGAAGCGCTGCGTCGCGCTGACGATCGGCGGCTTGTACTGGCACTTCGTCGATCTCGTGTGGCTTTTTGTCTTCTCGACGATCTATCTGTCGCCGTATGTGTTGAGGGCCCGCACATGAGCGATCGACGCGCACGAACGCAGCCGCAACCGTCGATGCAACCGGATAGCGCCACGCCGCAGTTTCACCCATGGCGGTTGTCGATCGGCATGCTCGCGACCGCGCTCGCGTGGTTCGCGATGATGGGTGCGGGCGAAATCCTGACCGCGAATGTGTGTGCGTTGTCCGATGCGAATCGTCCGGCCGGGCCGCCGCCGTGGGCGATGCCTGCGCTGATCGCGCTCAGCGTGGCGTGCTTCGCGATCGGTATTGCGGGCGTCGTGGTCGCCTGGCGCAACGTCCTATTCACGCGCGAAAAACGCAAGCATCGGCTCGAAGGCCGCGCGCGCCGCGTGGCGGAGCTCGAATGGTTTCTCGCGCGGGTCAGCGCGTTGTCTAGCGCGCTCTTTATGTTCGGCATGGTCGCGACCGGGCTTGCCGTCGTGATCGTATCGCCGTGCGGCGGCCCATGGTGACGACGATGCCAAGACGCACACTGTTCGCCATCGGTTTCGCCGCACTCGCAGGCGCGGCGCTGCTGGTTGCAAGCGCAATGCCGCCTCGTGCCGCCGCGCAGACGTCTGCCGCGCGATTCGATGCAAGCGATCCGAAGCTGATCGCGAAGGGCGAATATCTCGCGAAGGCCGCCGATTGCGCGGGCTGTCACACGGCGCCGCCGGGCGGCCCGTCGGGCAAGGAGCCGTTGCATCCGCGCGCGCCGTTCGCGGGCGGTCTGCCGATGGGTTCGCCGTTCGGCACGATCTTTTCGTCGAATATCACGCCGGACCCGAACGCGGGAATCGGCCGCTACAGCTACGACGATTTCGTGCGCGCCGTGCGCGAGGGTGTAGCGCCGGGCAACAAGCGGCTCTATCCGGCGATGCCGTTTCCGTCGTTCGCGAAGATCGACGATAACGACATGCGCGCGCTCTACGCGTATTTCATGCATGGCGTGAAGCCGGTCGCGACGCCGGCGCCGCCGACGAAACTGCCGTTTCCGTTCAACCAGCGCTGGGCGCTGATGTTCTGGAGCTTCGCATTTGCGCGCAACGACGTATACGTGCCGCAGTCGACGCACAGCGCGCAGTGGAATCGCGGCGCATATCTCGTGCAGTCGCTCGGCCATTGCGGCGCGTGTCATACGCCGCGCGGGCCGGCCTACGAAGAGCGCGGCTACGATCAGGGCTCGCGCCTCTATCTGACCGGCGGCACGAACGACCACTGGTTCGCGCCGAATCTGACCGGCGACGCGGGCTCGGGCCTCGGTCGCGTGTCAGAAGACGAGATCGTCGCGTTCTTGCGCAGCGGACACGGAGAAAAGCCGGGTCGCGGCGGCGGACTCGTCACGTTCGGCAGCATGGTGCAGGTCGTCGAGGACAGCACGCAATACATGACCGACGACGATCTTCACGCGATTGCCGGTTATCTGAAGAGCCTGCCGCCGCGCGAATCTTCGGGGCATTTCGACGACCGGTCGCGCGCGGCGCTGCGTACCGTGCGCGCGCTCGATACGGGCGACGTCGAGTTGCCGGGCGCCGGGCTCTACCAGAGCTTTTGCGCGCGCTGCCACAAGGCCGATGGCATGGGCGAGCCATCGAAGTATCCGCGGCTCGCAGGCAACCCGGCCGTGCTGAGTCCGCATACCGATTCGCTCGTGCGTCTGCTGGTCGAAGGCGGCGAGGCGCCGCATACGCAGACGGGTCCGGAGCCGAAGAAAATGCCTGGGTTCGCGGGCAAACTGACCGATACGGAAATGGCTCGCGTGCTGACATTCGTGCGCAATACGTGGGGCAACGTTGCGGCGCCTGTGACGACGCGCGACGTGCGCAGCATGCGCGACAGCCTCGGCAAGTGAACGGCAGATCTGCACGGGCGACTCAACTCGGGAGGCCTGACGGCGCATGACGGCGACCTCGAACGATGCCCCGGCGCGCGGCGTGACGAACGCGGTGGGTGACGACCGTGACGACGAACAGCGGTCGGGCAGCAGGCACGGCACATCGCAGCCGCGCAAGGCGTTGCCCGGTTTGATGCTGGGCGCGCTCGGCGTCGTGTTCGGCGATATCGGCACGAGCCCGATTTATGCCTTGCGGCAAGCGGTTAGCGACGCAGGCACGGTCGACGTGCTGACCGTGATGGGCATTCTGTCGACGATCGTCTGGGCGGTCGTCATCGTCGTGATGGGCAAATACGTCTGCTATGTGATGCGCGCCGATAACGAGGGCGAGGGCGGCATCGTCGCGTTGACGGCGCTCGTGCGCTCGGGCTACGAGCAGGACAGCGTGCAGGTGCCCGCGTTGCTCGTGACGGCGGGGCTGTTCGGCGCGGCGATGTTCTACGGCGATTCGATGGTCACGCCGGCCGTGTCCGTGTTGTCGGCCGTCGAGGGCTTGAGCCAGATCAGCCCGAAGTTCGACCCGCTGGTCGTGCCGATCGCGGCGGCGATTCTCGTCGCGCTGTTTCTGTTCCAGCGGCGCGGCTCGGCGGTAGTCGGCAAATCGTTCGGGCCCGTGATGGCGATATGGTTCGTCTACCTGGCCGTGGTCGGTATCTATCGAATCGTGCAGCACCCCGAGGTGTTGCGTGCGTTGTCGCCGGTATGGGCCGTTGCGCTCGTGCACAGCCATCCGCTAAGCGCGTTCACCGTGCTCGGCGCTGTGATTCTCGCGCTGACCGGCGCCGAGGCATTGTATGCGGACATAGGGCACTTCGGCCGTCCGGCGATCCGTCTCGCGTGGCTCTTTATCGTGTTTCCGTCGATTGTCATCGGTTACTTCGGGCAGGCCGCGACGCTGCTTTTTCAGCCCGGCGCGGCGCGCCAGCCGTTTTTCTTCGCCGCACCCGAGTGGGCGCTGATACCGACGGTGATCATCGCGCTGCTTGCGACCGTGATCGCGTCGCAAGCCGTGATATCGGGCGCGTTTTCCATGACGAGCCAGGCGATCGAACTCGGCTTTCTGCCGCGTCTGCGCGTCATCGAAACGTCGAAGTCGCAGCGAGGCCAGGTGTATGTGCCGGCCGTGAATGCGGTGCTGTTCGGCGCGGTGATCTTCCTCACGCTCGCGTTTCGCAGTTCGGAACGCCTGACGTCCGCATACGGAATTGCGGTAGGCCTCACGATGCTGATCACGACCGTGCAGATGGCGAGCCTGTCGCGCCATGTCTGGCGCTGGCCGTGGTTAGCGGTGGCGGCCGTGAGCGTGCCGCTTTTCGTGATCGATTTGCTGCTCGTCGCGTCGAACGCGCGGAAAATTCCGCAGGGCGGCTGGTTTCCGGTGGCCGTCGGCATCGTGCTGTTCGTGCTGATGTCGACCTGGTATCGCGGACGCCAGCTCGCCGCGAAGCGCACCGGGCAGGCACAGCCGCTCGACGCGTTTCTGCATGAGCTATTCAACCGCGCGGAGCCGCCGGTTCGGGTGGCGGGCACCGCCGTCTATCCGGGCAGCGCGCCTGGCCACACGCCGACGGCGCTGATCAGCAACGTGCGCCATAACCGCGTGCTGCATACGACGGTGATCTTTTTCGCGAACCTGTCGGAGTCGGCACCGCGCGTCGACGAGCGCAACCGCATCGAGGTGCGAGATCTCGGTGCCGGCTGCTATGAGATCGTGTCGCGGCACGGCTTTGTCGAACGGCCGAATTTGCCGCAGTTGCTCGCATCGCTCGATGGCGCAGCGGGCCGGCCCGGTCCACTCGGCGACTGGCATTTCGAACCGAAACGCACGACGTTTTTCCTGCCTCGCGACGAAGTGATACCAGGCTGCTCGCACGGACAGATGCATCGCTGGCGCGAGCGGCTGTTCGGCGAGATGGCGTTTCATTCGGCGTCGAGTGCGGAGTATTACGGGCTGGCGGCGGAGGATGTCGTCGAGTTGGGCGTGCAGGTTGTGTTGTAGCGCGCAGCAATGTCGGGCGAGCCCGCATTGTAAAGATTTGCAAACCTTAGGAATCGACTGAGGTCGTCTGATAGACATACCGCGTAATGACCGTTAATTTCGCTTTTCGGGATGGTTGGTCGACATCCTGTTGAGCAGTCCGGATCACTTAACAGAAAAAGCCGGGACGATGAAACGAGTCATTGCGGATATCCTGAAGTACCCGAGCGCGCGCGTGCGGCAGCGCTTCGAGCTGAAGATCGGCTCGGACCAGCCGGTCCAGCCGGACCTTTGCGCGATCAGTTTCGAATTGAACGAGGCGCTTAACGAGACGTATCGGCTCGATATCGTCGCGACGTCGGCTGACCATGCGATCGACGCGGAATGCTGCGTGGGACGGCGCGCTACTTTCACGATTGTGGAAGAAGGCTGCGTGCCGTCGATGTCGGGACTGATCGAATCGGTTATCGCGCCCGCGCGCGTCGTGCATGGCGTGGTAACGCGCTGGGAGCGCAGGAAGACGAGCCGCGACGAGACGACCTATGCGCTGCGTATCGAGCCGCGTTACGCACTGCTCGGCAAGGTGTGGGACTCAGGCGTATTCCGCAACGTATCGCTGAAGGAACTGATCACGGAAGCGATCGTCGATCGCGACCTGTTCGATCCGCACGATATCGAATTTCATCTGGAAGGCCTCGACGCGAAGTTCGAGCAGACGGTGATGTACGAAGAGACCGTCAAAGCATTTGTCGATCGCCATTGCCGTCGTGCCGGCATCTATTACTACTGGAAACAGGGCAGCAAGGAAGACGGGGCGCAGCGCGACACGCTCGTGTTCGGCAACAACCCGCGCGGCTATGTGCGTGCGCTCGAAGTGCCGTTCATGCCCGATTCGGGTCTTAGCGGCAACTGGCACGAAGCGGTGCTGTCGGTCAGCACCGTGCGTGAGCTCGTGCCGGAGCGCGTCGAGCTGTGGGACCGCAACTATCGGATACCCGACGACCCGCTGACGGCGAGCGCGATCGTCGCGCACGACGACCGCTCGATATTCGGCAGCGTGAACCGCAGCATCGAGCATCACCATTCGAGGGAAGCCGGCCAGGCGCTGGCCGATGCGCGCCGCGACGAACTGATTGCGCGGCAACAGACCCT
The nucleotide sequence above comes from Paraburkholderia sp. SOS3. Encoded proteins:
- the ctaD gene encoding cytochrome c oxidase subunit I; protein product: MADTTTPSSTSTPQLERTLRRGVVARGSAAEEQLRDLWETPPGWRGWLSTVDHKRIGMRYLVTAFIFLIAGGVEALIMRIQLARPNATLLTPEQYNQIFTMHGVTMIFLYALPVLSGFSNYLWPLVLGARDMAFPRLNALSYWVFLFAAIFLYASFPLGEAPNAGWFNYVPLSGLEYNTGPNIDVYALGMVLLGISTTVGAVNFVVTLLRMRAPGMSLDRVPVLVWGTMTASCGNLAAVPSVSLAFFLLWMDRRIGTHFFDVANGGRALLWQHLFWIFAHPWVYVVVLPAMGIVSDALPVFCRRPLVGYGPVAFSTVATMLIGFGVWIHHMFATGLPALALSFFGAASMAIAVPSAIATFAWIATIWLGRPVFRVPFYYFAGFVLLFVVGGVSGVMTAAVPFDWQLTDTYFVVAHLHYVLLGINVFPVIGGVYFWFPKFTGRMMSERVGKLAFWVMFVGFNVAFFPMHIAGLLGMPRRIYTYAPDMGWNTVNMITSIGSFVLAFGILIFLCDLFYSLRRGAPAGNNPWDAGTLEWSTTSPPPPYNFAVVPTIASRHPLWEGRIEEEGRSGSRSSLAEGYMLDHGREALGTTALEARPDVILKMPEDSYAPFALGAFSALFFAGLALQTWWFAAAMLLGCAASIVVWLWPERSLVQREPRRVHDARS
- a CDS encoding cytochrome c oxidase subunit 3 translates to MSDALSENAYSESVRLPVGSAGERSGGWFGCLALIATEGSLFGYLIFSYLYLASQSGRMWPPEGLPKLGLGGANTVILLTSSVFVMLCERCVKRRRVRWAVASMATALVLGVIFVGIQMKEWRDHPYGVTSNLYGSLYFTITGFHMAHVLVGLVVLALLLLWTALGYFDEKRCVALTIGGLYWHFVDLVWLFVFSTIYLSPYVLRART
- a CDS encoding cytochrome c, with amino-acid sequence MPRRTLFAIGFAALAGAALLVASAMPPRAAAQTSAARFDASDPKLIAKGEYLAKAADCAGCHTAPPGGPSGKEPLHPRAPFAGGLPMGSPFGTIFSSNITPDPNAGIGRYSYDDFVRAVREGVAPGNKRLYPAMPFPSFAKIDDNDMRALYAYFMHGVKPVATPAPPTKLPFPFNQRWALMFWSFAFARNDVYVPQSTHSAQWNRGAYLVQSLGHCGACHTPRGPAYEERGYDQGSRLYLTGGTNDHWFAPNLTGDAGSGLGRVSEDEIVAFLRSGHGEKPGRGGGLVTFGSMVQVVEDSTQYMTDDDLHAIAGYLKSLPPRESSGHFDDRSRAALRTVRALDTGDVELPGAGLYQSFCARCHKADGMGEPSKYPRLAGNPAVLSPHTDSLVRLLVEGGEAPHTQTGPEPKKMPGFAGKLTDTEMARVLTFVRNTWGNVAAPVTTRDVRSMRDSLGK
- a CDS encoding potassium transporter Kup; the protein is MTATSNDAPARGVTNAVGDDRDDEQRSGSRHGTSQPRKALPGLMLGALGVVFGDIGTSPIYALRQAVSDAGTVDVLTVMGILSTIVWAVVIVVMGKYVCYVMRADNEGEGGIVALTALVRSGYEQDSVQVPALLVTAGLFGAAMFYGDSMVTPAVSVLSAVEGLSQISPKFDPLVVPIAAAILVALFLFQRRGSAVVGKSFGPVMAIWFVYLAVVGIYRIVQHPEVLRALSPVWAVALVHSHPLSAFTVLGAVILALTGAEALYADIGHFGRPAIRLAWLFIVFPSIVIGYFGQAATLLFQPGAARQPFFFAAPEWALIPTVIIALLATVIASQAVISGAFSMTSQAIELGFLPRLRVIETSKSQRGQVYVPAVNAVLFGAVIFLTLAFRSSERLTSAYGIAVGLTMLITTVQMASLSRHVWRWPWLAVAAVSVPLFVIDLLLVASNARKIPQGGWFPVAVGIVLFVLMSTWYRGRQLAAKRTGQAQPLDAFLHELFNRAEPPVRVAGTAVYPGSAPGHTPTALISNVRHNRVLHTTVIFFANLSESAPRVDERNRIEVRDLGAGCYEIVSRHGFVERPNLPQLLASLDGAAGRPGPLGDWHFEPKRTTFFLPRDEVIPGCSHGQMHRWRERLFGEMAFHSASSAEYYGLAAEDVVELGVQVVL